Proteins encoded in a region of the Pseudomonas sp. PDNC002 genome:
- a CDS encoding proteasome-type protease has protein sequence MTYCVAMNLAQGLVFVSDSRTNAGVDNIAVFRKLHIFGTPGERLIVVQTAGNLATSQSVISVLRQRMGSDEPNLGNVENLFEAARLVGSTLREVVDHDENIGQNQGVDLGSSFLVGGQIGTEVPRLFNVYPQGNFIESTRDTPYFQIGESKYGKPIIDRAMSYATPLEQALRCALISFDSTIRSNLSVGMPLDLLVYREGSLEVPAGYRIQEGDAYFEGIRGQWGAGLRQLLGELPAPPEDYWH, from the coding sequence ATGACCTATTGCGTCGCCATGAACCTCGCCCAGGGCCTGGTCTTCGTTTCTGATTCGCGCACCAACGCCGGCGTCGACAACATCGCCGTGTTCCGCAAGCTGCATATCTTCGGCACACCCGGCGAGCGTCTGATCGTGGTGCAGACCGCCGGCAACCTGGCCACCTCGCAGTCTGTGATCAGCGTGCTGCGGCAGCGCATGGGCAGCGACGAACCTAACCTGGGGAACGTCGAGAACCTGTTCGAAGCGGCCCGGCTGGTGGGGTCGACGCTGCGCGAGGTGGTCGACCACGACGAGAACATCGGCCAGAACCAGGGCGTCGACCTGGGCAGTTCGTTCCTCGTTGGCGGGCAGATCGGCACCGAGGTGCCGCGCCTGTTCAACGTCTACCCGCAGGGCAACTTCATCGAATCGACCCGCGACACGCCGTATTTCCAGATCGGCGAGAGCAAGTACGGCAAGCCGATCATCGACCGCGCCATGAGCTACGCGACGCCGCTGGAGCAGGCGCTGCGCTGCGCGCTGATCAGCTTCGACTCGACCATCCGCAGCAACCTGTCGGTGGGCATGCCGCTGGATCTGCTGGTGTACCGCGAAGGCAGCCTGGAGGTCCCGGCGGGGTACCGCATCCAGGAAGGCGATGCGTACTTCGAGGGCATTCGCGGGCAGTGGGGCGCGGGGCTGCGGCAGCTGCTCGGCGAACTGCCAGCGCCGCCGGAGGATTACTGGCACTGA
- a CDS encoding cytochrome c, protein MRPLLLTLLLLCPTAFAATLTLELPDGKHDFSTEQLLANPKAQDIEIPADVSYNRAMHYRAVPLAVLLDSVKPGDHLQAVALDGFAAELPAAPLLEDKGSRAWLAIEQSDKPWPKLGDGKPSAGPFYLVWTDPKAAGIGPEQWPFQVATIRYLKPLAERFPALLPAKNASKQVQDGFAQFQKNCLACHRLNGAGDSQFGPDLNIPHNPTEYFAAGYLKQYIRDPQSLRHWPEARMKGFAADVISDKELDEIVAYLKHMAGRKSKAGG, encoded by the coding sequence ATGCGCCCACTGCTGCTGACGCTGCTCCTGCTCTGCCCCACCGCTTTCGCCGCGACGCTCACGCTGGAGCTGCCTGACGGCAAGCATGACTTCAGCACTGAACAGTTGCTGGCCAACCCCAAGGCGCAGGACATCGAGATTCCCGCCGACGTCTCCTACAACCGCGCCATGCACTACCGCGCGGTACCCCTGGCTGTGCTGCTGGACAGCGTGAAGCCCGGCGATCACCTGCAGGCCGTGGCGCTCGATGGGTTCGCCGCCGAGTTGCCGGCGGCGCCGCTGCTGGAGGACAAAGGCTCACGCGCCTGGCTGGCCATTGAGCAGTCGGACAAGCCCTGGCCGAAGCTGGGCGACGGCAAGCCATCCGCCGGGCCGTTCTATCTGGTCTGGACCGATCCCAAAGCCGCCGGCATCGGCCCGGAGCAATGGCCGTTCCAGGTTGCCACTATTCGTTACCTGAAACCGCTGGCTGAGCGTTTCCCGGCGTTGTTGCCAGCGAAGAATGCGTCGAAGCAGGTTCAGGATGGGTTCGCCCAGTTCCAGAAGAACTGCCTGGCCTGTCATCGCCTGAACGGTGCGGGGGATTCGCAGTTCGGGCCGGACCTGAATATTCCGCACAATCCGACGGAGTATTTCGCCGCGGGATATCTCAAGCAGTACATCCGCGATCCGCAGAGCCTGCGGCACTGGCCGGAGGCGCGGATGAAGGGGTTTGCGGCGGATGTGATCAGCGACAAAGAGCTGGATGAGATCGTGGCTTACCTGAAGCACATGGCGGGGCGGAAGTCTAAAGCCGGAGGCTGA
- a CDS encoding acetyl-CoA C-acetyltransferase, translating to MTEAFIYDAVRTPRGKGKKDGALHSVKPVNLMAGVLRALQQRNQLDTAQVDDIVLGCVTPVGDQGSDIAKTAALVADWDEQVAGVQINRFCASGLEAVNLGAMKVRSGFEDLVVVGGVESMSRVPMGSDGGAWALDPETNLHTSFVPQGIGADLIATLEGFSRADVDAFALRSQQKAAKARAEGLFAKSLVPVTDQNGIVLLDHDEFIRADSTLEGLGALKPSFEMMGQMGFDASALRKYSFVERIEHVHTPGNSSGIVDGATAMLIGSEAKGRELGLKARGRIVATAVTSTDPTIMLTGPAPATRKALAKAGLKAEDIDLYEVNEAFASVVMKFMKDMGVPESKVNVNGGSIAMGHPLGATGCMILGTLLDELERRNLRYGLATLCVGGGMGIATIIERI from the coding sequence ATGACCGAAGCATTCATTTACGACGCGGTGCGTACTCCCCGCGGCAAAGGCAAGAAGGACGGCGCGCTGCACAGCGTCAAGCCGGTGAACCTGATGGCCGGCGTGCTGCGCGCGCTGCAGCAGCGTAACCAACTCGACACCGCCCAGGTCGACGATATCGTCCTGGGCTGCGTGACCCCGGTGGGCGACCAGGGCTCCGACATCGCCAAGACCGCCGCGCTGGTGGCCGACTGGGACGAGCAGGTCGCCGGCGTGCAGATCAACCGCTTCTGCGCCTCGGGCCTGGAAGCGGTCAACCTGGGCGCCATGAAAGTGCGCTCGGGCTTCGAGGACCTGGTGGTGGTCGGCGGCGTGGAATCCATGTCCCGCGTGCCCATGGGTTCCGATGGCGGCGCCTGGGCGCTGGACCCGGAGACCAACCTGCACACCAGTTTCGTACCCCAGGGCATCGGCGCCGACCTGATCGCCACCCTGGAAGGCTTCAGCCGCGCCGACGTCGACGCCTTCGCCCTGCGCTCCCAGCAGAAGGCCGCCAAGGCCCGCGCCGAAGGGCTGTTCGCCAAATCCCTGGTGCCGGTCACCGACCAGAACGGCATCGTCCTGCTCGACCATGACGAGTTCATCCGCGCCGACTCCACCCTCGAAGGCCTCGGCGCGCTCAAGCCCAGCTTCGAGATGATGGGGCAGATGGGCTTCGACGCCAGCGCGCTGCGCAAGTACAGCTTCGTCGAGCGCATCGAGCACGTGCATACGCCGGGCAACAGCTCCGGCATCGTCGACGGCGCCACCGCCATGCTCATCGGCTCCGAAGCCAAGGGCCGCGAGCTGGGCCTGAAGGCCCGTGGCCGCATCGTCGCCACCGCGGTGACCAGCACCGACCCGACCATCATGCTCACCGGCCCCGCGCCGGCCACCCGCAAGGCGCTGGCCAAGGCCGGCCTGAAGGCCGAGGACATCGATCTCTACGAGGTCAACGAAGCCTTCGCCTCGGTGGTGATGAAGTTCATGAAGGACATGGGCGTGCCCGAGAGCAAGGTCAACGTCAACGGCGGCTCCATCGCCATGGGCCACCCGCTGGGCGCCACCGGCTGCATGATCCTTGGCACCCTGCTGGATGAACTGGAGCGGCGCAACCTGCGCTACGGCCTGGCCACCCTCTGCGTGGGCGGCGGCATGGGTATCGCGACGATTATCGAACGAATTTAA
- a CDS encoding 3-hydroxyacyl-CoA dehydrogenase NAD-binding domain-containing protein: MTDAIRYEKGQDNIVVLTMDMPGQSANTMNGVYREAMAATVARLEAEKDSIAGVVITSAKKTFFAGGDLNELIKVTKADAQAFYEGILVLKGQLRRLETLGKPVVAAINGAALGGGWEICLACHHRIALDESHVQLGLPEVTLGLLPGGGGVVRMVRLLGLEKALPYLVEGKKVRPDQALKAGLIHQLASSREDMLAKAREWIAANPAAKQPWDSAGYKIPGGTPSSPAVAQMLAIAPSVLRDKTKGCFPAPEKIMCAAVEGAQVDFDTAQLIEARYFTELTTGQVAKNMIGTFWFQLNEINAGKSRPQGIPPQQTKKVGVVGAGMMGAGIAYVSAAAGIEVVLKDVSIEAAEKGKAYSAGLLDKKVGKGQMTAEKRDAFLARIKPTASDADFEGCDLIIEAVFEDRGLKAKVSAAAESAALPDAVIASNTSTLPITGLAQAVAQPQKFIGLHFFSPVDKMPLVEIIRGEKTDDATLARAFDYVLQIKKTPIVVHDSRGFFTSRVFGTFTNEGLAMLGEGVSAAMIENQARQAGMPVGPLAISDEVSMSLMTHIREQTRKDLEAEGKQLPKHPAFAVVDLMVNEYKRPGKAAGAGFYDYPANGKKHLWPELKQRFEKADAQISPEDVRDRILFIQAIETVRCVEEGVLTSTADANIGSIFGIGFAAWSGGALQFINQYGLKDFVARAQYLAEQYGERFLPPALLLEKAARGESF, from the coding sequence ATGACTGACGCCATCCGTTATGAGAAAGGCCAGGACAACATCGTCGTCCTGACCATGGACATGCCTGGCCAGAGCGCCAACACCATGAACGGTGTGTACCGCGAGGCCATGGCCGCCACCGTCGCGCGCCTGGAAGCCGAGAAGGACTCGATTGCCGGCGTGGTGATCACCTCGGCGAAGAAGACCTTCTTCGCCGGTGGCGACCTGAATGAACTGATCAAGGTCACCAAGGCCGACGCCCAAGCCTTCTACGAAGGCATCCTGGTGCTCAAGGGCCAGCTGCGGCGCCTGGAAACCCTCGGCAAGCCGGTAGTTGCCGCCATCAACGGCGCAGCCCTGGGCGGCGGCTGGGAAATCTGCCTGGCCTGCCACCACCGTATCGCCCTGGACGAAAGCCACGTCCAACTCGGCCTGCCGGAAGTCACCCTGGGCCTGCTGCCTGGCGGCGGCGGGGTAGTGCGCATGGTGCGCCTGCTGGGTCTGGAGAAAGCCCTGCCGTACCTGGTCGAAGGCAAGAAAGTGCGCCCGGACCAGGCGCTCAAGGCCGGCCTGATTCACCAGCTGGCCTCCAGCCGCGAAGACATGCTGGCCAAGGCCCGCGAATGGATCGCCGCCAACCCGGCCGCCAAGCAGCCGTGGGACAGCGCCGGCTACAAGATCCCCGGCGGCACGCCGTCCAGCCCGGCCGTGGCGCAGATGCTCGCCATCGCACCGTCCGTGCTGCGCGACAAGACCAAGGGCTGCTTCCCGGCGCCGGAGAAGATCATGTGCGCCGCCGTTGAAGGCGCCCAGGTGGACTTCGATACCGCGCAGCTGATCGAGGCGCGCTACTTCACCGAGCTGACCACCGGCCAGGTGGCGAAGAACATGATCGGCACCTTCTGGTTCCAGCTCAACGAGATCAACGCCGGCAAGTCCCGCCCGCAGGGCATCCCGCCGCAGCAGACGAAGAAGGTCGGCGTCGTTGGCGCCGGCATGATGGGCGCGGGCATCGCCTACGTCTCGGCTGCTGCCGGCATCGAGGTAGTGCTCAAGGACGTGTCCATCGAAGCGGCGGAAAAGGGCAAGGCTTACTCCGCCGGCCTGTTGGACAAGAAAGTCGGCAAGGGCCAGATGACTGCCGAGAAACGCGACGCCTTCCTCGCGCGGATCAAGCCGACCGCCAGTGACGCGGATTTCGAAGGTTGCGACCTGATCATCGAAGCCGTGTTCGAGGACCGCGGCCTGAAGGCCAAGGTCAGCGCCGCCGCCGAATCCGCCGCGTTGCCGGATGCAGTGATCGCCTCCAACACCTCGACCCTGCCGATCACCGGCCTGGCCCAGGCGGTGGCGCAGCCGCAGAAGTTCATCGGCCTGCACTTCTTCAGCCCGGTGGACAAGATGCCGCTGGTGGAGATCATCCGTGGCGAGAAGACCGACGACGCCACCCTGGCCCGCGCCTTCGACTACGTCCTGCAGATCAAGAAGACCCCGATCGTCGTCCACGACAGCCGTGGCTTCTTCACCTCCCGCGTGTTCGGCACCTTCACCAATGAAGGCCTGGCCATGCTCGGCGAAGGTGTATCGGCGGCGATGATCGAGAACCAGGCGCGCCAGGCCGGCATGCCGGTGGGGCCGCTGGCGATCAGCGATGAAGTGTCGATGAGCCTGATGACTCACATCCGCGAGCAGACCCGCAAGGACCTGGAGGCCGAAGGCAAGCAATTGCCCAAGCACCCGGCCTTCGCCGTGGTGGACCTGATGGTCAACGAGTACAAGCGTCCGGGCAAAGCCGCCGGCGCCGGTTTCTACGACTATCCCGCCAACGGCAAGAAGCACCTGTGGCCGGAGCTGAAGCAGCGCTTCGAGAAGGCAGATGCGCAGATCTCGCCGGAAGACGTGCGTGATCGCATCCTCTTCATCCAGGCCATCGAGACGGTGCGCTGCGTGGAGGAGGGCGTGCTGACCTCCACCGCCGACGCCAACATCGGCTCGATCTTCGGCATCGGCTTCGCGGCCTGGAGTGGCGGCGCGCTGCAGTTCATCAACCAATACGGCCTGAAGGACTTCGTCGCCCGTGCCCAGTACTTGGCCGAGCAGTATGGCGAACGCTTCCTGCCGCCGGCGCTGTTGCTGGAGAAGGCCGCGCGGGGCGAAAGCTTCTGA
- a CDS encoding cysteine hydrolase family protein, translated as MTAPALLIIDQQMGMRTTPEPRNNPQAEQRIGELLAAWRKAGWPVVHVRHISRTPGSPFWLGQPGAEFQPELAPLGHEHVVEKNVPDAFINSALERWLRVRGIESVVICGVSTNNSVEATARTAGNLGFVTRVVADACFAFEKRDFNGVLRGAEEVHAMSLANLQGEYAQVLDANSILREWSLD; from the coding sequence ATGACCGCTCCCGCACTGTTGATCATCGACCAGCAAATGGGCATGCGCACCACCCCCGAACCGCGCAACAACCCGCAGGCCGAGCAGCGCATCGGCGAGCTGCTGGCGGCCTGGCGCAAGGCCGGCTGGCCAGTGGTGCACGTACGGCACATCTCGCGTACGCCGGGGTCGCCGTTCTGGCTGGGCCAGCCCGGCGCGGAATTCCAGCCAGAGCTGGCGCCGCTGGGCCACGAGCACGTGGTGGAGAAGAACGTCCCCGACGCGTTCATCAACAGCGCCCTGGAGCGCTGGCTGCGGGTGCGCGGCATCGAGTCGGTGGTGATCTGCGGCGTCAGCACCAACAACTCGGTGGAAGCCACGGCACGCACGGCGGGCAACCTGGGCTTCGTCACGCGGGTGGTGGCGGACGCCTGCTTCGCCTTCGAAAAGCGCGATTTCAACGGCGTGCTGCGTGGTGCGGAGGAGGTTCACGCCATGTCCCTGGCCAACTTGCAAGGCGAATATGCGCAGGTGCTGGACGCGAACTCGATCCTGCGCGAGTGGTCACTGGACTGA
- a CDS encoding amidotransferase has product MSLHICILETDILRPELIDQYKGYGWMFQQLFAKQPVPAEFKVYNVVEGHYPPDDEKFDAYLVTGSKADSFGTDPWIQTLKDYVLKLYQRGDKLLGVCFGHQLLALVLGGKAERAGQGWGVGIHDYRVEEQSEWMSPSLGDGLTLLVSHQDQVTELPHGARRIASSDFCPNAAYAIGDQVLCFQGHPEFQSDYSQAILELRKHIFSEPVFQSGIDSLARPHQGAVVGEWMMRFVQQGRDAKKSAA; this is encoded by the coding sequence ATGTCGTTGCACATCTGCATTCTGGAAACCGACATCCTCCGCCCCGAACTCATCGACCAGTACAAGGGCTATGGCTGGATGTTCCAGCAACTGTTCGCCAAGCAACCCGTTCCGGCCGAGTTCAAGGTCTACAACGTGGTGGAAGGGCATTACCCGCCCGACGATGAGAAGTTCGACGCGTACCTGGTGACCGGCAGCAAGGCGGACTCCTTCGGCACTGATCCCTGGATCCAGACCCTCAAGGACTACGTGCTCAAGCTCTACCAGCGCGGCGACAAGCTGCTGGGCGTTTGCTTCGGTCACCAGTTGCTGGCGCTGGTGCTCGGCGGCAAGGCCGAGCGCGCCGGTCAGGGCTGGGGCGTGGGTATCCACGACTATCGCGTCGAAGAGCAGTCGGAATGGATGAGCCCGTCACTGGGTGACGGCCTGACCCTGCTGGTCAGCCACCAGGACCAGGTTACCGAGCTGCCGCACGGCGCGCGCCGCATCGCTTCCAGTGATTTCTGCCCGAACGCCGCCTACGCCATCGGCGACCAGGTGCTGTGCTTCCAGGGCCATCCGGAGTTCCAGAGCGACTATTCCCAGGCGATCCTGGAACTGCGCAAGCACATCTTCAGTGAGCCGGTATTCCAGTCCGGTATCGACAGCCTCGCGCGCCCGCACCAGGGCGCCGTGGTGGGCGAGTGGATGATGCGCTTCGTCCAGCAAGGCCGTGACGCGAAGAAAAGCGCCGCCTGA
- a CDS encoding magnesium and cobalt transport protein CorA has translation MGRVIASAVYSKGYKVSDIALEDGYRWACQPDHFVWTGLQEPTPEEMANLQRQFNLHELAVADALEKHSRPKLETFGDALFIVVYSPIRADSRLMFVETHLFAGIGYIISARHGFSQSYAQVRQRCEARPLLLAHGTDFVLYALLDFVMSNYEPVVEAIREEIEEVEQQVLRKSLTQEQIEKIYGLRREVLKLKHYAAPMVEICQELQRLDFPFIDKQMRPYFRDVAIHVNRLLEDLTTLRDVATQTIEVGLALESSRQSVVQRKFAAWAAILAFPTAVAGIYGMNFEYIPELRWHYGYFLIMGLLALGCVGLYISFKQADWL, from the coding sequence ATGGGCCGAGTCATTGCTTCCGCCGTCTATAGCAAGGGCTACAAGGTCTCCGACATTGCGCTGGAGGATGGCTACCGCTGGGCATGCCAGCCCGACCACTTCGTCTGGACCGGCCTGCAGGAACCGACCCCCGAGGAAATGGCCAACCTGCAGCGGCAATTCAACCTGCACGAACTGGCCGTCGCCGACGCGCTGGAAAAGCACAGCCGACCGAAGCTGGAAACCTTCGGCGACGCGCTATTCATCGTCGTCTATTCACCGATCCGCGCCGATAGCCGGCTGATGTTCGTGGAGACCCATCTGTTCGCCGGCATCGGCTACATCATCAGCGCGCGCCACGGTTTTTCCCAGTCCTACGCCCAAGTCCGACAGCGCTGCGAGGCACGGCCGCTGCTGCTGGCCCATGGCACCGACTTCGTGCTCTACGCCCTGCTGGACTTCGTGATGAGCAACTACGAACCGGTGGTGGAGGCGATCCGCGAAGAGATCGAGGAGGTTGAGCAGCAGGTGCTGCGCAAATCGCTGACCCAGGAGCAGATCGAAAAGATCTACGGCCTGCGCCGCGAGGTGCTCAAACTCAAGCACTACGCCGCGCCCATGGTGGAGATCTGCCAGGAGCTGCAACGCCTGGACTTCCCCTTCATCGACAAGCAGATGCGCCCCTACTTCCGCGATGTGGCGATCCACGTCAACCGCCTGCTGGAAGACCTCACCACCCTGCGCGACGTGGCCACCCAGACCATCGAGGTCGGGCTGGCGCTGGAGTCTTCACGACAGAGCGTGGTGCAACGCAAGTTCGCCGCCTGGGCGGCCATTCTCGCCTTCCCCACCGCCGTGGCCGGCATCTACGGGATGAACTTCGAGTACATCCCGGAATTGCGCTGGCACTACGGCTATTTCCTGATCATGGGGTTGCTGGCGCTGGGGTGCGTCGGGCTGTACATCAGCTTCAAGCAGGCGGATTGGTTGTGA
- a CDS encoding macro domain-containing protein, translated as MIRYVEGDILLSKAQVIAHGIAPQDHFDSGLALDLRERWPSMVRDYRHASHSHAPKPGAIWIWSGVDADGATRCIANLLTQGMQGEGRGAKPAGAALENVSHCLKELAKYVQSEHVASLALPCLATGVGGLDWKEVKPLVERYLGDLDIPVVVYETYRRGVAAAEKLS; from the coding sequence ATGATTCGATACGTTGAAGGCGACATTCTGCTGAGCAAGGCCCAGGTCATCGCGCACGGCATCGCCCCGCAGGACCATTTCGACAGCGGGCTGGCGCTGGACCTGCGCGAACGCTGGCCGTCGATGGTGCGTGACTACCGTCATGCTTCGCACTCGCATGCGCCGAAGCCGGGTGCAATCTGGATCTGGTCGGGTGTCGACGCCGATGGCGCTACCCGTTGCATCGCCAACCTGCTCACGCAGGGCATGCAGGGGGAGGGGCGTGGGGCGAAACCGGCCGGAGCGGCCCTGGAGAACGTCAGCCACTGTCTGAAGGAATTGGCGAAGTACGTGCAAAGCGAGCACGTCGCAAGCCTGGCGTTGCCCTGCCTGGCGACCGGGGTCGGTGGGCTGGACTGGAAAGAGGTCAAGCCGTTGGTGGAGCGGTACTTGGGCGACCTGGATATCCCGGTGGTGGTCTACGAGACCTACCGGCGGGGTGTTGCGGCAGCAGAGAAGCTGAGCTGA
- a CDS encoding crotonase/enoyl-CoA hydratase family protein — protein MSDLISYQFEDGIATLTLNNGKVNAISPAVIDAFNQALDQAEKDRAIVIVTGQPGILSGGYDLKVMTSGPENAVKLVAAGSTLARRMLAHPFPIIVACTGHAVAKGAFILLSADYRIGVDGPFQIGLNEVAIGMTMHHVGIELARDRLRRSAFTRSVVNAEMFNPRDAVDAGFLDKVVPAEQLLAAAQEAAQHLKKLNMTAHRNTKLKVRKQLLETLDKSIELDKQHLA, from the coding sequence ATGAGTGACCTGATCAGCTACCAATTCGAAGACGGCATCGCCACCCTGACCCTGAACAACGGCAAGGTGAACGCGATCTCCCCGGCGGTCATCGACGCGTTCAACCAGGCGCTGGATCAGGCTGAGAAAGACCGCGCGATCGTCATCGTGACCGGCCAGCCGGGCATCCTCTCCGGCGGCTACGACCTCAAGGTGATGACTTCCGGGCCGGAAAACGCAGTGAAGCTGGTCGCTGCCGGTTCCACGCTGGCGCGCCGCATGCTCGCGCACCCGTTCCCGATCATCGTCGCCTGCACCGGCCACGCGGTGGCCAAGGGTGCCTTCATCCTGCTCTCGGCAGACTACCGTATCGGCGTCGACGGCCCGTTCCAGATCGGCCTGAACGAAGTGGCCATCGGCATGACCATGCACCACGTCGGTATCGAACTCGCCCGTGATCGCCTGCGCCGCTCCGCCTTCACCCGCTCGGTGGTGAATGCCGAGATGTTCAACCCGCGCGACGCCGTGGATGCTGGCTTTCTCGACAAGGTGGTGCCGGCCGAACAGCTGCTGGCCGCCGCCCAGGAAGCCGCCCAGCACCTGAAGAAACTGAACATGACCGCCCACCGCAATACCAAGCTGAAGGTGCGCAAGCAGTTGCTGGAAACCCTCGACAAGTCCATCGAGCTGGACAAACAGCACCTGGCCTGA
- a CDS encoding GNAT family N-acetyltransferase, with amino-acid sequence MSESLSIQHDETSHQFVTTVDGHRAYLAYMDLGKQTLDIYRTFVPDSLRGRGIAAALTEHALQYAERKGYSVIPSCSYVERYLERRQRHTDTAL; translated from the coding sequence GTGAGTGAGTCGTTGTCCATCCAACACGATGAAACCAGCCACCAGTTCGTAACGACTGTTGATGGTCATCGCGCCTATCTGGCCTACATGGATCTGGGCAAGCAGACGCTCGACATCTATCGCACCTTCGTACCGGACAGCCTGCGCGGCCGCGGTATCGCCGCCGCCCTTACCGAACACGCGCTGCAGTATGCCGAGCGCAAGGGCTACAGCGTCATCCCGTCGTGCTCCTATGTCGAGCGCTACCTGGAACGCCGCCAGCGTCATACCGATACCGCGCTCTGA
- a CDS encoding 3-deoxy-7-phosphoheptulonate synthase: protein MADLQIDDLNVASNETLITPEQLKREIPLTDAALRTVANGRQVVRDILDGKDHRLFVVIGPCSIHDIKAAHEYAERLKVLAAEVSDTLFLVMRVYFEKPRTTVGWKGLINDPYLDDSFKIQDGLHIGRQLLRDLAEMGLPTATEALDPISPQYLQDLISWSAIGARTTESQTHREMASGLSSAVGFKNGTDGSLTVAINALQSVSSPHRFLGINQEGGVSIVTTKGNAYGHVVLRGGNGKPNYDSVSVALCEQELTKAKIPLNVMVDCSHANSNKDPALQPLVMDNVANQIAEGNNSIVGLMVESHLGWGSQPIPKDLCQLQYGVSITDACIDWDTTVKAVRSMHTKLKDVLPTRQRG from the coding sequence ATGGCTGATTTACAGATCGACGACCTTAACGTTGCCTCCAACGAGACCCTGATCACGCCGGAGCAGCTCAAGCGCGAAATCCCCCTGACCGACGCCGCCCTGCGCACCGTCGCCAACGGCCGCCAGGTCGTCCGCGACATCCTCGACGGCAAGGACCACCGCCTGTTCGTGGTGATCGGCCCCTGCTCGATCCACGACATCAAGGCCGCCCACGAGTACGCCGAGCGCCTGAAGGTCCTGGCCGCGGAAGTGTCCGACACCCTGTTCCTGGTGATGCGCGTGTACTTCGAAAAGCCGCGCACCACCGTAGGCTGGAAAGGCCTGATCAACGACCCGTACCTGGACGACTCCTTCAAGATCCAGGACGGTCTGCACATCGGCCGCCAGCTGCTGCGCGACCTCGCCGAAATGGGCCTGCCCACCGCCACCGAGGCGCTCGATCCGATCTCCCCGCAGTACCTGCAGGACCTGATCAGCTGGTCGGCGATTGGCGCGCGCACCACCGAATCCCAGACCCACCGCGAGATGGCCTCCGGCCTGTCCTCGGCGGTCGGCTTCAAGAACGGCACCGATGGCAGCCTGACCGTGGCGATCAACGCCCTGCAGTCGGTTTCCAGCCCGCACCGCTTCCTCGGCATCAACCAGGAAGGCGGCGTCTCCATCGTCACCACCAAGGGCAATGCCTACGGCCACGTGGTACTGCGCGGCGGTAACGGCAAGCCGAACTACGACTCGGTCAGCGTCGCCCTGTGCGAGCAGGAACTGACCAAGGCGAAGATCCCGCTGAACGTGATGGTCGACTGCAGCCACGCCAACTCCAACAAGGACCCGGCCCTGCAGCCGCTGGTGATGGACAACGTCGCCAACCAGATCGCCGAAGGCAACAACTCCATCGTCGGCCTGATGGTGGAAAGCCACCTGGGCTGGGGCAGCCAGCCGATCCCGAAGGACCTGTGCCAGCTGCAGTACGGCGTCTCGATCACCGACGCCTGCATCGACTGGGACACCACGGTGAAGGCCGTGCGCAGCATGCACACCAAGCTCAAGGACGTCCTGCCTACCCGCCAGCGCGGCTGA
- a CDS encoding PilZ domain-containing protein, giving the protein MRQFLRHPCDLPVELVIRKQTFLPRQRLHNISLGGVACNSPRGFRRGTSIELRIPLLGDAARYAGIVAWSRKQNSDYRVGIAFIDEDTLFRARMIEQVCQIEHYRRQRALVEGDELPIGDLALEWIAQNAADFPLFCAV; this is encoded by the coding sequence ATGCGTCAGTTCCTGCGTCACCCATGCGACCTTCCGGTCGAGCTGGTCATCCGCAAGCAGACCTTCCTGCCGCGCCAGCGGTTGCACAATATCAGCCTCGGCGGCGTGGCGTGCAACTCGCCGCGGGGCTTTCGCCGCGGCACTTCCATCGAACTGCGCATCCCCCTGCTGGGTGACGCCGCGCGTTACGCGGGGATCGTCGCCTGGAGCCGCAAACAGAACAGCGACTACCGCGTGGGCATTGCCTTCATCGACGAGGACACGCTGTTCCGTGCACGAATGATTGAGCAGGTCTGCCAGATCGAGCACTACCGCCGCCAGCGGGCACTCGTGGAGGGTGACGAGCTGCCGATCGGGGACCTGGCACTGGAGTGGATCGCGCAGAACGCCGCAGACTTCCCATTGTTTTGCGCGGTCTGA
- a CDS encoding thioredoxin family protein: MTERSDCNLYSVGNLSIVPALELSDLDADRRLLELPGVSLLIFTSPGCSSCRWARQALPEFGLPVDRLCWVDAGHNGGLVERYEVFHLPSLFLVRDGHFLGPIHAPLRPEPLIHALRDGLSRPAEELP, translated from the coding sequence ATGACGGAACGCTCCGACTGCAATCTTTATAGTGTTGGCAACCTCAGTATAGTGCCGGCGCTGGAGCTGTCCGACCTGGACGCCGACCGCCGGCTGCTGGAGCTGCCCGGCGTGTCATTGCTAATTTTCACCAGCCCCGGCTGCTCGTCCTGTCGCTGGGCGCGGCAAGCGCTGCCGGAGTTCGGCCTGCCTGTGGATCGGCTGTGCTGGGTCGATGCCGGTCACAACGGCGGCCTGGTCGAGCGCTACGAGGTTTTCCATCTGCCTTCCCTGTTCCTGGTGCGCGACGGTCATTTTCTCGGGCCCATCCATGCGCCCCTGCGCCCCGAACCCCTGATTCATGCCCTGCGCGATGGCCTGTCGCGCCCTGCTGAGGAGTTGCCTTGA